The sequence acagacatattatgtaaacacaaacttttacttGTGctcgattaatcgcgattaatcgtttgacagccctaataatgACATTAAATATCTTATAATAActtataatttaatgtttacatattattaGCCATTTAAACAtctaaatgactaaaaaaaaaaaacttattcgACACACAAAACGAAACCATACTAAATTAGGTAAATCCCTACTACatcattattatgaaatatctataacaatgaatgaaaaaaagtcaaatgaatACTCACCAAATGCAATCAGCACCAGTGTGTAAGTAATCAATGTATGGAAGGCGGTTTTGGTCTTGTGACCAGCATGAGGTAGAAAAGACCATGCCAATGTTCAGCCAGGGAATAGTCACCCCTGTGTATAGGAgaacaagagaaagagagagagaaagagaaattaTGACATATTCAACAAAGAAACTTTACAGTCAAGAGAGGAATGTCTTTTCTGCCGCTGAGGACAACAATAGCCGACTCACCGGGCACAGCACCAAGATGGCGCAGAATGGATCCAGAGTTATTGGGAAGGACAGTGAGGTTCCATCCATGCCTGCAGAGAGTGACacagagacaaaacaaacacatgtttgtATCATCATTCATCGCTGGCAATAAGTCTTCCTATCATGCTTTTATTTGAGAAGAAGCAATTACTTGGAGAAGGGTTCAGTCTTGGCCACAGGGAAGCCACTtccatgtgtgtttgtgtctaccttcccataatgcactgctaCATGGCAGTCCCTCTGCTCCACTTTTCGCCAGTAATCTTGCTGTAAAGTAAAAGAAGTAGGAGAGATGGCGATACACACAAAAACGTTAGAGACATACAGTCATAAAATATGCAACACAGAACAACCATGCAACTACATGAACTTTCTACTACTGtgtgcataaaaaaaaacatgtacagCTACTTAAATACTAACTTTGTAGTAGACTGCATTTATTGTTAGCTGAAATCTCTGTCTGGATGAATGAATATGCTTAAAGAATACACTACAAAAAGTGCATTTCCTACAAAGCCTCGTTTTCTAGTACAAGTAAAAAATTGTATAATCTTACATcaatttatatgtttatatttgctTCGTTCTTTTTTACCGTAAACATActtaattcatatatttttatttataaaacaagactaaatattttGGGTCAGTTgaaaagtaaatgtatcttatattaagcatttttagatatttgtactacaaTAAGAAGACAAAACTGCATCAATTtctttttgcagtgtaaatgtaaatacaatatttaacaGCACACTACAATACAGTTTTTCAAGTACAGTATGATACCATATTTTTAGCATTGCACATATTGGTCACTAGAGGGATCATTGCGTAAAATACATGAAGTGGTGAATGTGTACCTCAATTTCGGCAGTCCCAGGGTCCTTGTTGAAGCACATTGTCATAGAATTTCTTGCTATTCTGTAAAAGGTGGTCAAAGATACCGATCTcccctgaaaaaaaaatcaaacaaagaaaatgacaaagcaATCCAAACAAACTTTACAGTGACAGATGTACAGTCGAATTGTTGAATTAGcaaaaagaaagtgtttaagaaacttttacatttcaatGGTATCAAACATACTGTGGCTCTTTAGCTCAAAACCACCAACATCGTTCTCATTTCGGCCCAGCTATTGTGCATTTAAATGCTAGAATACACACCGTTGTGATCAACTGTTCAATGAGTCAAAGGGcaagaaaaacatacaatttgTTATTCCTACAGTGTTCAAGGTGCTAGATCTCCCTTTTATTTTGGCTTGTATCGTctacacactcttaaaaataaagctgtttaaaagaTTCTTTTGATGCCACAGAGGAACCATTTTAGGTTCCAATAAGAACCATTTAATCAACTGTTCTTTAAAGGACCATCACTTTCTTACCTTTATAATATCTGAAGCACaacaaaacagaaaggttcttcttatgttaaatgttttttatggaaccattttGACATTTAATGGCATTGTTAAGCAcccttatttttaagagtgtaccaTTGGTTGTCAAAAGGGGGGCCGTGGCTCACAAGGAGGCCTAATAATGACtgataaattagacaaaatgaCCACTGAAAACAATCTAAAAACTACAATGTTTCTtattatttggccattttttataaataaaaatttatatgACAAGCTCTAAAAAAAATTACTGGGTAGAAATTGTGAATTTTTGTGAGGGGGcattgaatattgttgaatataaTGGGGGCCTTCGTGGAGTAAATTTAGAACCCCCTACTGCACCCATTATATTCAACAAAATTCAATGCCCCCAAACTCacaaaatgtcctttttaaCTCCTTCTCTGAGTGGTTTTGTTTAGTGCATGTAGGTTTAAGTCCGGTCTTCAACAGCGTGACAGCATAGATTGCAATAGACTGGCAGCAGGCAGATTTTGTGCTGGTGTTGAGAATGTGAGCAGCTGAGCTGAGACATGACCATTATTTAGGCACCACTCAGCGAGAAGGCTCAATCTCAAACACACAGATCAGGAGAGAGTTGCTTCAgactacaacacacacacagagaaagacggGTTCTATAAGAGCCTGTGCTGTATTTTTATGAGCCTGGTAAAGGAGACGGAGTCATCTTACCTAGACTATAGCTAAGAGCCAGCCTCACGTACATGAGCAGCCTAGGGCCTGGGAACAAGCCCTTTAACATAACAGCCTCTCTTTCTCTACTCGCCCACCTCTACACACCCACTGACCCACCCACATTCACAGGTCACACAATTCCCTCTACACCCTTCCTTCTCTTGAAGGACCACATCACACAAGCTCTGTTCATTCTTTAGGTGAGGTTCTCTTATGTCATGAGTGACTGAAAGAGAAACTAAACGCATATTGTACCGAAGAGCTACTGTATGATCTGCCTGAAGAATAAATAGATTCTTATCCCAGAAACATAGCAAGTCAAGAGAATACAGAGCAGCGATATGGAAGCTCAGATGCGTAACACAGCATATAAAGACGCATCCATCAAGCACCGCAGAGCGAACCCCATCAGCACGGAAAGCCAAAACACATCCCGATTAAGCATTTCTTCCCCGAGCAGCACAGCTCCGTCCCCAGCTGTGTGGCTCTGTGTTCAGCGTGAAGGGGAACACAGTCATCTTGCTTGATATTCTGGCAAGCGGTTTGGCAGCACAGTGGTGAGCCCTCCCCACGTTCCCTAAACACTTCATTACCTGAGGAAACGACACATCTGCCAGGCCGACTGACTGAATGAAGTCAGTGAAACTAGTTTGACACATAATACTTGCATTGCAGAAAAGAATCCCCAAAAACATTGGCTAAGCTGAACCCCAGCGTTTTAAAATCATTCCTAACCTTGTATATACATTTGTGCTGGTCGCTGAGAACACCATCTACTGCCTCATCTGCCTCTTCACCGACCGCCACCACCGTCCCTTTCTTTTCCTGAGCAAACAGTCTGCGGCGGCCAACCTGCCGCTGGGTGTCTGGCTCTTTGCCGTGGTTCCGGAAGCCGTTGCGGTGGTTGAGGCCGGTGAGCCCGTTCTTGGGCTCGTAGCGGGGCAAAGAGAGGGACTGCTGGCAGCTATCCGTGTGACCCTCCAGGGGCCCCCACTTGCGTTCCACAGCCTCTTTTTCGGCCAAAACCTCCTGCTCTAGTTCCCGATGCTCCTCGGGAGAGAGAAGGTCGTAGGAAAGCAGGTATTGCAGGTAGGCTTCCTGGAGCTTGGCCAAACGGTCCTGTGCTGATTTGGGAATGCGGAGCATGTCGGCCAGCCGGCTCCACTTTTTCAGGTCCATAACCTGCTGCATTCCGCCCATTTCGCTGACCAGCTCGGAAAAGCGAGCCAGGTCTAGTTCACAGCCACCTGGAAGGACAAACGGTAGTCGTGTTAAATGCACAAATTTCAGAGTCAAGTATGCCATTTTTGCCCCATTAgcattgttaaaataaacagtatAACCTCAAGCTTTTTATTGGCCACTCAAACAGATTCACACCTTTATAGAAAACCTACATTCAAATGGTTTACTTGCAGCCATCCTAAAACTTTATAACATCACCATTaatcatcattttttatgttccaAACATAACTCTCCTAAACCATTACAACAGCAAAGCTTTGCGCCATCTGCCGCAGAATAAGTATTGACAGGTCCAGAATTGAAATTCATTACATTTCACACCTCATTAATTCTCTAAATATGGGAGTTGTAAATGTTGTGGCATCTTTATTTGTCTGTTGAAACATAACGGTTGAAGTGTTGCTGGAGAAACTGAGCAGAGGAACAGAGAGACAGAGCACCAACAAAGGTCAATGACCAGGAGTTTTAATCTCCCGCAGGAATCACTCCAGCACACCAGCGGCTTTCTACAAGGctcaataaacatttatttcaaccATATATCCTGACTGGACTCTTAAGTGTGCACAGCTTTCTAGCCCAAAGCAACGGTTCCATCTGCGTTATGAACCCGTAATGCTGTTGGGGGAAATCTAAAAGATGTGCAGGAGGTGAGAATAGTTTCCAAACCTCGGCAGACAACCAACATGACAACATGCGGCAAATCGGCATTTGTGAACTGCCCTCGCTGGACTGTGAAGTGGTTTGTTGGTCAGTTTATAGACCGATTCTTTCATTTCCCTTTACGACTGACTCAAGAGAATGTTAAAATGCTCAAACTGATCCTTAATTATGCATAGGGCAAAACTGCCACCATTCCTGTGATTCAACCAATTCAATACACTATTGCTAGTGTCTAGTACAAAACACAATGCTTATACAAGTTTTCAACTCAAGAAGGATGTAAGCCATTTTTTTCACCATTTTCATTGTACGCAAAAATCAGCGGCAACATCTTACCCAACACTGCCGGGTTTCTTTGGAAGCTTGGAATGCAATCAAGGTGCATAACCGATGACATACTTTTGAATCTTTTGGGCAAAACTTGACATCTGAGATACCAGCAACTGGTTTAGCACCAAAATTGATTTCTatagcatgtttttttatcaaaactcACCTATAAGTGGCGGCTCATCCATTGAGATGCCCTGAGATTTGAGGTGCTTCTTTATACAGGCCAGTTTCTGAACATTCGGACCCCAGCGCCGACCCAGTTTGTGGATGCGCTGAACCTGCGTCACAAAACGCATCTCGTCATTCAGTTTGCACTCCGGCCTCCAGTCAGAAGGCGGCAGCACTCTGCACATTCCACACGTCTCTGCCCGTTCCCGAACTGAATCCAGGTAGACCAAAGGGTCCTGAAACTCCCTTGAGTTGGGCTTCAAAATGGGCACATTGCCCAGGGCTGCCCACCCCGCCCTGCTCCTCTCCCTTTCCAGCCTCGGCGGGGGCGTGGCTGTGAGCTCTGCTGGTTTGAAGGACTTGCTTGCTGAGGTAGTGGATGTGGTCCGGTTGAGGGTGGGGTTAGTATAGGCCCTCTGCTGTGCTTGCCTAATGAACATCAGCTTTCCAGCAGAGGCTCGTCTGGGCCGCTGACATGCCGGCTCATGGGTTGCAGAATTTTGGGGCATGGTGGGGGAGGCCGGAGCAGCGGGGGGAGAGGGAGGAGGTGCGGGACCCGTTTTCTGCATGGGGGAAGCGGCCATTTCAGTGATACTGTGTGCAATAGTAATGTTGCTAGAAGCTTTGAACTGGCTAAGGGCTTTCTTGCTGCGTGTTTCCAAAGGACTAGACTGCAATTTGGGTTTCTTAGCGTCAGTAAGAGGCTGTTTGGATTTAGCCTCATCACACTCCATGACAATCTCGATGGCCGCCTCACTCCTGCGTTTGGAGTTCCGCAGACCCTGTCGCCCCTTTCGGACAACGTCCTCCTCTTCCCTGGCACTATGGCGTCCGTTAATTCTGCCATTAACGCGGCCCCTGTTAGTAACCTTATGCATCCCGTTCGACAATAGCACCTGTTGGCGGGTTTTTGCATTGATACTTTGGGCTTTTCCTGAGTGAGAGAGCTGGGGCCGGCCGTGGCCATTGCTGGTTGGATGATAAGAATGATGGTGGTGGTTGTTGCTGTAAGCACGTAGGCCAGTGGACCCAGCATGCTTGCTGTGGTTGAGTTTGGCTTTCTTCACCAGTTCTCGTTTTGCTTTGGTGTAGGTGACGTGGCCCTTGGTCACGGTGGCTGTGTAGTTCACAGTTTTGGACGGCAGGCGGAAGTCTTTCGACTTTTTGGCACCGACTGATGATGCCCGTGTGATTCCGTTTACTTTCGGGACCTGTGGAGGAAAGAGAAAGGAGATGTCATGTGATGTTGTCATGTTACAGTTCAGATTGTGACtgatcattttttatatctgaCAGTGtctatatttttacagtaattaaaAAATGGCAACAGATTGTGATTATGAATGGACAACATGCATTACTCGAACTGGCAGTTTGTTGAAAAGATCTGCCTATTTTAGAGCTCAACCAATTATCATTTGTATTGTTGAAGAGCCTTATATCCAAAAAAACGATCATTTGGTGATTCGCAGTGACGTATTTCATCAGGACACGGCCCAAAATGACATATATATTGTCTACTACACAATTAAAATCAATCTTTTGTCCAGTACAGTCATAGACTGTCACTGGGTTACAACTGTTGTCGGATTCTATCACCACTGTGCAAGACCTTTCAATATGAATGTTAATAAGCCCATAATATCTACTTGCATGCTTCCTGTAGACAGTTACAATGCACATATTCCTCACACAACAACACGGACCACAACAGAGCTCCAAAAACCCAAAACCAGAGAAAAAAGGAGGAATGGAGGAGGGAAAATAAATGCACCAGAGAGgagaatcattttcatttggTGCCAACAGCTGCAAAATATCCTTAAAAGTGTAGCTTAATCATAAAACCCATTCAAGAACCAATTCATAGGCTGTTTTATGCTGCACACTACACTAAAGTTCTGCAAATTTGGCTTTAATGCCCCAAATAAAAAGGAGTCATTTTTTCAGCTGATCTGAGGCCCCGTATACTTCAAGCAGAGCAGATGCAGCTTGGGTTACGCCCGGCCTCTCATTGTTTAACAGCCGCTACGGGAATTAAGACTATGCCAGGCTACAAACAAAGTCAGACCCGACTTCTCTCCTCACACTGTTTTCTTTGGCTCAAATTATTTGGCATCACATAAAGGATTTGATTTCTTATTTGTGTGTCCTCACAGAGCCAAGAAAATAAGCAGCCGGGGGGACTAAAACTTCAGGTGaaataaaaagcacttttgagGAATCTCGGTGGACTGGAGGGATGAGTGCTAACATTTGGTTTAAAGGCGCCTACAAGCTATTATTGGGAACAATGGAGGTGGATGTGATCAGGCTTTCGAAAGTATAATAGAGACCACACATGGAGAGAATATCTGGTTCATCCATTCAGGATCTACCCAACCTCATGTCATGTCCCGctaaagttttttaaatcaaaatatcaaaggggtttattttcattcaagAAAAATGCACATCACTGGCTGTCGAGGTAAGCTGTGTTTTTCCTTGATTAAAAAAACCTGGTAAATCAGGTAGAGAATTCAAACGTGTTTTTGCTTTGAGAATGTGCTTGAATACTAGTCCTGTCcaagaataacaaaaaaatattaataacaaaaatattattattgttgtaattaacaacaataatacaaCAACAGCTACTActactgttattatttatatatactaCTATATATACACTACAAGACAAGAACGATTTCAAAGACCATGCAAGAAAAGTTGCCTTGTCACAAGGGCATGCCTGGGAATTAAAGGGTCAAttcaaatacattatttaaacgttttGACACATTCTTAAACCTCCACTCCCAAGCCTTCTTTCACACCGAAAGTCACCAGACGTTGTCAATGCAAAGCAAACTGTGTGCAGACTGCGGTGATCTTTGGACCACAAGCGAGGAGATTGCCGAGTGTCTTTGAAGTGAGACGTTGGCTGCATTGTATTCCTATCAGGTGCAGCCCAACAACAAAGAGAGGCTATTAAAAGATAAGGGGAGTGAAATGTGACCTCTTTCATCAATCGTTTCCCCTTGTCGGCGGTGAAAAAACCAGCAGGAgggaaaaatataaaagaaagagacagactcCAGCCCCAGAGGCAGGCATGATGGATGCTCTCTGCAGGTAGAGTAAGCAAATGTAGAATGATGTCAGTGCCTTTGTAGCCCCCCCACCCCAGTCGTCTCCGGCACGCCCCTACCCATCTGCGCAGCTCTGAGAGCGCAGAATGTGATTGTAATCCCAGTCAGCAAAACAGCATAGTGTGGCGGATGCTGAATAGAGCTCATGAGGCAGAAATCACATATCCGTCTCCGCCTGTATTGAGCGCTGCTGCCACTAGAGGGCTCAATGAATCCAGAACACAGCCTGAGGCTGCACGGCTCGCTGCCAGCTATTATGTAGACTGCCTGAAGCTCAGTAGGCGAGGAATGCAGGTCACTGGCCTGGCCCCAGCGGGCAACCCCTTTAACACCGACAGAAACACAGAGCGAGCTGAAGGAAATAAGGGAGGAAGCAGAGAAAGGGAAGGATGAGGGAGAGAAAGAAGGGATAGTTAACGGCTGGCTGGCCAGACATGAGATTAAACCTGTTCAACAGCCGGAGCGACGGAAACGGGAAGGAAAGCAAAACAAGAGCaaagaacacacacagacacaaccAGGACAGCTCTCTGAAGTGGATTCTGGTCGCACGTGAGCGCAAGGGAAGAGAAATGACATCATGTGTTGCTATAGGGAAGCTGCAGCATGGTAGGAAGATTTAACCGAGAACATCTGCAGCACTGCAGCTCATACCAAAAACACACACGACTGTCCATCTATCTGTTATGATCTTAACCCTTACACCGACACATCTGTCCAGACaccctgtaattttacagaattttactgttttgacatatttttacgtattttttaaatactcaCATTAGAGAAAGattgcaaatttacaagaaaaatatgaaaatataattatacatcaaaaatattattttacgaTTTTTTCTGA comes from Triplophysa dalaica isolate WHDGS20190420 chromosome 25, ASM1584641v1, whole genome shotgun sequence and encodes:
- the jarid2b gene encoding protein Jumonji, translated to MSKQRPKRNIIQKKYDDNDGMPWSEERVVRKVLYLSLKEFKSAQKRQICDDLSNGKSPNASLSNGQLNGCGSKGGHKQDGSHSQSTDGGSEYSEDNPAKKRPRLHAQRKFAQSQPNSPSTTPVKMADPSLPTPLTHITFLSRRRPKTEDFLTFICLRGSAALPGNMACFGSSQDEADLDDEDEIEEEKPSSVASTSCQSTPKKGKLTGKINGFVLNGHKVHKEKEFATRSRGRESSVSRDRGGTCDTSAVISHKHTEAMTKRHNTNGHYRRDELRKQVPKVNGITRASSVGAKKSKDFRLPSKTVNYTATVTKGHVTYTKAKRELVKKAKLNHSKHAGSTGLRAYSNNHHHHSYHPTSNGHGRPQLSHSGKAQSINAKTRQQVLLSNGMHKVTNRGRVNGRINGRHSAREEEDVVRKGRQGLRNSKRRSEAAIEIVMECDEAKSKQPLTDAKKPKLQSSPLETRSKKALSQFKASSNITIAHSITEMAASPMQKTGPAPPPSPPAAPASPTMPQNSATHEPACQRPRRASAGKLMFIRQAQQRAYTNPTLNRTTSTTSASKSFKPAELTATPPPRLERERSRAGWAALGNVPILKPNSREFQDPLVYLDSVRERAETCGMCRVLPPSDWRPECKLNDEMRFVTQVQRIHKLGRRWGPNVQKLACIKKHLKSQGISMDEPPLIGGCELDLARFSELVSEMGGMQQVMDLKKWSRLADMLRIPKSAQDRLAKLQEAYLQYLLSYDLLSPEEHRELEQEVLAEKEAVERKWGPLEGHTDSCQQSLSLPRYEPKNGLTGLNHRNGFRNHGKEPDTQRQVGRRRLFAQEKKGTVVAVGEEADEAVDGVLSDQHKCIYKGRSVSLTTFYRIARNSMTMCFNKDPGTAEIEQDYWRKVEQRDCHVAVHYGKVDTNTHGSGFPVAKTEPFSKHGWNLTVLPNNSGSILRHLGAVPGVTIPWLNIGMVFSTSCWSQDQNRLPYIDYLHTGADCIWYSIPAEEKTKLDKVVHTLLQANGTPGLEMLEKNIMISPEVLRREGIKVYRTVQQSGQFVVVFPGAFVSRVCCGYSVSETVHFATPHWMNLGYEAAKDLKCRRIAKPFSMEKLLYQIATAEAKRENRLVLSTISSLLKDLRNIEMKQRQELYEAGLLSSARYCTHDNNQSPADARKKPRKWLALESSERRCQTCQHLCYLSMVVQENENVVFCLECALKYVEKNKSCRGLKMMYRYDEEQINSLVSQVCGKALLRNASDVCNGSSPTKSPAKRRPRKSSAVEGSLAHLPNHLSKSATAAVS